One Salvia splendens isolate huo1 chromosome 1, SspV2, whole genome shotgun sequence genomic window, GAGAAGGGTTTACTGGATTGATCTGGGCTCCAAGCATGACAGGTGATGCACGGAGCGAACTGATGAACGGAGACTGAAGCCATTATCGCATCCAATTCTTCTAAAGTTGAAATGATTCAGAATTCTTCAAACCCAATTCAGGATTTTAATCGGGAACGAAATCGAAATCGAAATCGAAATCGAGGCGATGGGTAAGACTAAGATCTAATTTGATAGCATCGATGTACCTTACGGAGAGAAATTGAAGAGAAGCTAGATTGTCGTTGTTGCTGCTGGCTTGAGATGAACTCAAATCGTCATGCTTAAGATTGGTTCCTTGCTAATTAATTACTTAACTAATTATTTTAGTTTACTTATTTAGCTCTGATATATGAAGCAATGGGCCCGCGTCCAAATAgattgaaaatattttaaatttatggcTGAAATTTTCTAGCCCATCTATACATATCAATTACCTCTCAAACCCGATTTTTTGTGGgtttattactatattttatttggGCTAATTCTAATCTACCCATCTACTGCGACTGAGAATTTTTATGCATTAGTCACAGTGAATATGACATGTtaaaattgataattaaataaaCATGAGAATTCAGAACAAATATATGAGAACTCAAATATTCAAAGTTGTGCTACTTATAtgaaaaagaaattgaaaataataacaTCACATCgctatcatattttattattcctATAACTTAGTTACTTGACGCATTAAACATTACTAATAAATTTTAGTCTTTCTGCCAAGAAAAATGTTTCCATTGCTGTAGAACGTTAGTAAtaagtatataaaagtatgactgaTATTCTACTAGTTTCTTCCACCCACTTTCTTTAACAAAATTAAACCATTTTTTAAAACCAAGATTCgatatgaaataattaatggtCCAAGTATGACTGATATTCTACTAGTTTCTTCCACCCACTTTCTTTAACAAAATTAAACCATTTTTTAAAACCAAGATTCGATATGAAATAATTATGAGGACCCGAGGAAGTACATTCATCCTCTGCCGTTATAGCTAACATCTAGTAGACGAGGATTAGTTGATGAGTGCTTGAATTAATAAGATTATTGACGTCAAAATACATAAACTTTATTTTGCAGACAAAACTTTGAAAATCATTCATAAACTctaaaaattatattagtcaAAATTATATAATGAGTAAGTAGTCTATTTGGTAACTCTTTTCGTCGtcaaatatttgatatttcACATATGATGAACTTATACTATCACAAAAATTGTTTAGTTGTTATGATCGCATGAAACTTATTTTTATACTAACTTGAATTTTACAAAAACAACTTAAAATCGTTCAATTGATGTGCCTGTGAATATTTTTGCCTTGGAGAGGTTGAATTTGTTGGCCCAAATATATATACTTGCTAGATCATCTAAAATTTCACCTCACAAAGTCACAATAGAGAATTCGCTTTGATATGTCGGAGTAGTTATTCATAGAAGATCATGAACTCCACTTAGAAAAGAATGATCAATAGAGTGGTActggatgatatgctacataccttatgtgaACTTCTTATGTGAGTACCACTCTCATTTGATGCACGTTTAACGTTgttcgttttgatttatatagttAGTTTGattataatacattaaaaaatatcatgacaattttaatttcacaaaattcataaatatcAAAGCTgggtttattattttattaatttattctaaattatagagaaaacgagcaaatcgagctttatttttattaatttttgaaatttaaaatttcaataacattcTTAATATATAAGTAGAATCAAACTAGCTAAATACTTTATATAAACTAAAATGAACAAAACTAAACGTGCGTCAAACGAGAGTGATGCTCACGTTAAGAACTAAGAAGATATGTAGCATATTTTTCCTCTATATAGTGgttctagtattttttttgtaccagcaaaaataatttatttagtacAAAATCATTTAAATAGTATTATCACTTACCAAGGAGTTAATTTTTTCACACTTTATACTCTCACCACTATTGAGTTAATATTTTCGCCTAAGGATTATACTTAATGATATATTTTCAACTCAAAACATATCCTCAGTTCAACTACTTGAGGTGTAACTTCTTCATATCTCAGTAGCATTCCTAACATTGGTACATTTCTGCTTCATACTGAATATATACAAGGAAAAGAATAAGTAAACATTTGGTTGAACAACAAAATGTAAGAGAATTAAGAACACATGATCTTCTGATAACAAACAACTTATTGACACAAGATTACATATTATTAATTCGATGTTTGTTATGTAATAACAATAGAAATAAAAACTAGCAGCAAAGGATGTGGTTGCTGCTGAAGGTGCAAAATAACCTAGGAGGGCCAAAATGTTTATGTACCACTATTAGGATTTAGGACCCATGAAATATTCATAGAAGAACAGTACAAGTAGTAAAACCCAAACTCTGTCAGTTGGAACATATACACCTTTTCCCCGGCCTCACACAGATTCATCTTATAGCCTGTCTGATCGGAGCAAGCGGGGAGGAGCTGTTGCCACCGAGTGATGATAGGCTTCGTACAGTCCTCCTTGCCGGCTTCTTGCCCTCAGGTTTGCCACCCGGCTGTCGCACTTTGACTCCTCGAATCATCTGTGTCAAGCCAGCATTCGAGTAAGTAGGAAATTGAGAAACACTTAACAACATGATCATATTAACAACATAATTAACTTACATATTTCCCACATTTGGTGTCTGAATAGATGACAATGAAATCTCCTTCCTGAAGTCCATTGGCCCTCACAAAATCCCCTACAATTAATAAcataaattaaatcataagGTAATTGGTAATAATCGATTTCCCGGTAGCAATATATGGTCTTCTTTACCAGTATTCTCCAGAAGGTACATTCTGCTTTTGTTGTTAGGCCAAAACCTGAAATTAATCCCCCAAAATCATACAATCAGTTTAATCACAAAATGATAGtactaaaaaaatacagaaTGTCAAAGTTCAATCCGACTTAATTCGAAACTATTACCTGTAACGCATATTCCAAACACAAGAGGTTCCAATGTCTTCCATGGTAATGGAAATCCCATCTCTTGTTTCCAGTTCTGGGAGATGGCTTTCAGCCTCTTTCTAGAACCACATTGCAATTTGATTTGTTTAGATCTCATAAGAAAATCTAACTCATCTTTATGCAATTTTATCAAAGGAATAGCAATCATTTTAATCACGAAGTTTGATCAAATTATGATGAGTCTTGTAATGTTTGAAAACGGAAAACTAACCAAGTTTCAACAATGGAAAATTGGAACTTTGTGATTCAAGTAAGTTTTCAAAAACCTTTGAAATTCACAAGGATTTGACCAGAATTAGTGATTTAAATGACTTCTGTTCTTTTATGAAACTAAACAAAAACAAGCAATTAAGAAAGAAGTATACTTTTGGCAGCACAATTCTTCCCAAGTTACCAACATCACTTTGCTTCAACACTTTCTGCAGCAAAAACTTCAAGTTCTTCTCAGTCTTCCAACCCTAACCACAAACACCAAATATTTCACAATTTAATAAAGCATACAAACATCTcacattaaaaaatgaattactaTTTCACAACTCAAAACCAACCTGTTGTGGCCTCCGAtcagaagcagcagcagccgcccGTTGGCTGTTCTGCTGCTGCACAGCAGCTTGATCCGCAGAATTTGGTTGCTGCCCGGCCGTAGGAGAAGGGTCACCGCCTTCACCCGTGAACCAGTACCCCCAATCCCCCAGAGAACCATCATGCTCGCCGCCATCATCCACACGAGAATCGTTCAGCTGGCCGTCTCGCTGCTGATTCAAGCTGCTAGAGTGACGGTGAGGGTGCGGATACAGCTTCCGCTGTCGCGccattctcttcttcctcgcctCCTTCGTCGCAGAAGACCCGAGTCTCATCACCCTCTCCCCATTCGGATCGTACATTTGGTACGGATTACCGTACAAACTCTGCTGCCGGTTGACAACGCTTCCACCATTATCAGGAAAGGGGCTgaactgctgctgctgctgctggaaCGGCGCTGCCATCGCCCACGACGGAGCGTGCTCCATCATCGGATACTCCGCCGAATGCTGCAACGGAATGCCGTTCACAACTCCACCGTGATTCATCGGCATCGGCTGAGCAAAAGATGGCTGCACAGCCACCTCCTGCTGCGGCTGTGGCTGAGGCTGCATCCACTGGGG contains:
- the LOC121792086 gene encoding B3 domain-containing transcription factor ABI3-like; translated protein: MGKVEAAEQDLTAAGGDQNPSGFDPIVDKDMWLDMDDASIFCVDFPSLPDFPCMSSSSSSSSTQPALKPIAVTSSSSSATSAVSWAVMRSDAEEDSAGRMSFQQFQDEVKMDAGAAAGAALSSTASDADMMESFGYMDLIDCNELWDPSSVFQSENPQELVEEQAPAPAASEAEDENGGLSFLQGDAELAMIFLEWLKQNKDYISAEDMRSIKLKRSTIESASKKLGTTSEGKKQLLRLILDWVEQHRLQKKAKGAASAPFPFHETAQFADPVNSNPNFIYNPDPNAPQWMQPQPQPQQEVAVQPSFAQPMPMNHGGVVNGIPLQHSAEYPMMEHAPSWAMAAPFQQQQQQFSPFPDNGGSVVNRQQSLYGNPYQMYDPNGERVMRLGSSATKEARKKRMARQRKLYPHPHRHSSSLNQQRDGQLNDSRVDDGGEHDGSLGDWGYWFTGEGGDPSPTAGQQPNSADQAAVQQQNSQRAAAAASDRRPQQGWKTEKNLKFLLQKVLKQSDVGNLGRIVLPKKEAESHLPELETRDGISITMEDIGTSCVWNMRYRFWPNNKSRMYLLENTGDFVRANGLQEGDFIVIYSDTKCGKYMIRGVKVRQPGGKPEGKKPARRTVRSLSSLGGNSSSPLAPIRQAIR